The proteins below are encoded in one region of Scleropages formosus chromosome 19, fSclFor1.1, whole genome shotgun sequence:
- the LOC108939264 gene encoding scavenger receptor cysteine-rich type 1 protein M130-like isoform X2: MVRLVNGHGNCSGRVEVFYKGHWGTVCDDNWDMLNGHVVCKELGCGKAVETPRRAHFGKGSGLIWHDRWLCKGNETSLASCKSKAGRLDCSHAHDASVKCFKDEGQGSLKVPRWAVALVVMVALLAAVLFGISWFLCRRFGLQKLETAHRVCESNIYTVI, from the exons ATGGTCAGACTGGTGAATGGTCATGGGAACTGCTCTGGGCGAGTAGAGGTGTTCTACAAAGGCCACTGGGGGACGGTCTGCGACGATAACTGGGACATGTTGAATGGACACGTGGTGTGCAAGGAGCTGGGCTGTGGCAAGGCAGTGGAGACCCCAAGGAGGGCACACTTTGGGAAAGGTTCCGGCTTGATCTGGCACGACCGCTGGCTGTGTAAGGGCAATGAGACGTCTCTGGCAAGCTGCAAGTCCAAGGCTGGCCGTCTCGACTGCAGCCATGCCCACGATGCCAGCGTGAAGTGCTTCAAGGACGAAG GTCAAGGTTCCCTCAAGGTCCCCCGCTGGGCAGTTGCTCTAGTAGTGATGGTGGCTCTGCTTGCTGCAGTGCTTTTCGGAATCTCCTGGTTCCTCTGCAGGCGCTTTGGACTACAGAAACTTGAGACAGCCCACagagtgt GTGAGTCCAACATTTACACTGTCATCTAA
- the LOC108939263 gene encoding scavenger receptor cysteine-rich type 1 protein M130, translated as MLLVTLGIVLALVDSANAYDRAHIRVVGGNSVCSGTVEVFFGRHWSAICDPEWSLKDAQVACRELGCGLAIVSSHITPSGLGPRSVLLKTESCSGHEPTLVQCSQFKTWQPIQENTCAEHNIAGVQCSGKLEKPMLFLLSPYTAYEPGEAVRFSCVAPSSFYTIVDFHLFKSGVGTPLVTQGTGSSQNKAELTLTDMDLSHQGSYTCLYTVQIGLAFSSPESNPISISVVDLHTPQIWYNTSMESPPGRVIQGQNLNITCYTQSWYPGGSFQLRLIRFNGTVRHSVPALRSSFTFSFPNAQAVLEGYYLCLYRVQMGGRTFTSRESQPLPISIRDPEPLLSPMVVSWLVSAMTFVVAICMILIIVWFRCKKNDKPTELERDSRTCVDNTYVALPIK; from the exons ATGCTGTTGGTGACACTGG GCATTGTTCTCGCTCTTGTGGATTCCGCTAATGCCTATG ACCGTGCACACATCAGAGTTGTTGGCGGCAACAGCGTTTGCTCTGGCACGGTCGAGGTTTTCTTCGGCCGCCACTGGAGCGCCATTTGTGACCCAGAATGGAGTCTGAAGGATGCTCAGGTGGCATGTAGAGAGCTGGGCTGTGGGCTGGCAATCGTCTCCTCACACATCACCCCATCTGGGTTGGGCCCCAGAAGCGTCCTGCTCAAGACTGAGTCGTGCTCAGGTCACGAACCAACTCTGGTGCAATGTTCTCAATTCAAGACTTGGCAACCCATTCAAGAAAACACTTGCGCTGAACACAACATTGCCGGAGTGCAGTGCTCAG GAAAACTAGAGAAGCCCATGCTTTTCCTGTTGTCACCATACACTGCCTACGAACCCGGAGAGGCAGTCAGATTCAGCTGCGTTGCCCCATCCAGCTTCTACACCATAGTTGACTTCCATCTGTTTAAGAGTGGTGTCGGAACACCACTAGTGACCCAGGGGACTGGCTCTTCACAGAACAAAGCAGAGCTGACGCTGACTGATATGGATTTGTCACACCAAGGCAGCTACACCTGCCTGTACACGGTACAGATTGGACTAGCCTTCAGTTCTCCTGAAAGCAACCCCATCTCTATTAGTGTAG tgGACCTGCACACTCCACAAATCTGGTACAACACTTCCATGGAGTCCCCACCTGGAAGGGTAATCCAGGGCCAGAACCTCAACATCACGTGCTACACTCAGTCCTGGTATCCAGGGGGCTCGTTTCAGCTGAGGTTGATCCGTTTCAACGGCACAGTGCGTCATTCTGTACCAGCACTCCGTTCCTCCTTCACCTTCTCCTTCCCCAATGCTCAGGCTGTACTGGAGGGCTACTACCTCTGCCTCTACAGGGTGCAGATGGGCGGCCGCACGTTCACCTCTCGGGAAAGCCAGCCCCTGCCCATCTCAATTAGAG ACCCAGAACCACTGCTAAGCCCTATGGTGGTCAGTTGGCTAGTGTCAGCGATGACATTTGTTGTGGCCATATGTATGATTCTTATCATTGTGTGGTTCCGTTGTAAGAAGAATGATAAACCAACTGAGTTGGAAAGAGACAGCAGGACAT GTGTTGACAATACTTATGTAGCATTACCAATTAAATAA
- the LOC108939264 gene encoding scavenger receptor cysteine-rich type 1 protein M130-like isoform X1, which translates to MESPAVTRMLSILLILTLNPPAQVHGDMVRLVNGHGNCSGRVEVFYKGHWGTVCDDNWDMLNGHVVCKELGCGKAVETPRRAHFGKGSGLIWHDRWLCKGNETSLASCKSKAGRLDCSHAHDASVKCFKDEGQGSLKVPRWAVALVVMVALLAAVLFGISWFLCRRFGLQKLETAHRVCESNIYTVI; encoded by the exons ATGGAATCGCCAGCAGTGACAAGGATGTTGAGTATTCTCCTTATTCTCACACTGA ACCCCCCTGCTCAAGTGCACGGTG ATATGGTCAGACTGGTGAATGGTCATGGGAACTGCTCTGGGCGAGTAGAGGTGTTCTACAAAGGCCACTGGGGGACGGTCTGCGACGATAACTGGGACATGTTGAATGGACACGTGGTGTGCAAGGAGCTGGGCTGTGGCAAGGCAGTGGAGACCCCAAGGAGGGCACACTTTGGGAAAGGTTCCGGCTTGATCTGGCACGACCGCTGGCTGTGTAAGGGCAATGAGACGTCTCTGGCAAGCTGCAAGTCCAAGGCTGGCCGTCTCGACTGCAGCCATGCCCACGATGCCAGCGTGAAGTGCTTCAAGGACGAAG GTCAAGGTTCCCTCAAGGTCCCCCGCTGGGCAGTTGCTCTAGTAGTGATGGTGGCTCTGCTTGCTGCAGTGCTTTTCGGAATCTCCTGGTTCCTCTGCAGGCGCTTTGGACTACAGAAACTTGAGACAGCCCACagagtgt GTGAGTCCAACATTTACACTGTCATCTAA
- the LOC114909167 gene encoding uncharacterized protein LOC114909167 yields the protein MDRLFSAAAALLLLCAMSAGERWKITFPVLNTNISDCILSRCGTNINSCMESYGSLTPYELKGCVVQKCRRITKKCVKEFIKMVSPYLVKAGPYASTIQSFGEMVFDEIPDSYLQCWQDTDLEHVRQIAVCFAVRLLDRFKPLISVFSSKAFNDPAYISCWVYRALKAFISCYDELGDEYIEDMSRRLERELNENLTAYAGCQREGFANLNLECVEMFERLFGRYCCYHDYW from the exons ATGGACCGACTTTTCTCCGCCGCCGCTGCGCTTCTCCTGCTCTGCG CTATGAGCGCTGGTGAAAGGTGGAAAATAACATTTCCTGTGTTAAACACTAACATATCAG actGTATCTTGTCAAGATGTGGTACAAACATCAACTCATGTATGGAGAGCTATGGAAGTCTGACTCCGTATGAACTCAAGG GTTGTGTTGTGCAGAAGTGCAGGAGAATCACTAAGAAGTGTGTGAAGGAGTTCATTAAAATGGTTTCACCATATTTAG TGAAAGCGGGACCCTATGCCTCAACCATTCAGTCTTTTGGCG AAATGGTAtttgacgaaataccggactctTACCTGCAGTGTTGGCAGGACACAGATCTTGAACATGTCAGGCAAATTGCAg ttTGCTTCGCGGTGAGATTACTTGACAGATTCAAACCTCTGATTAGTGTCTTCTCATCAAAAGCCTTCAATGACCCAG CTTACATTTCTTGCTGGGTGTACCGTGCTCTGAAAGCTTTCATCAGCTGCTACGATGAACTCGGAGATGAGTACATTGAAGACATGT CACGCAGACTAGAAAGGGAGTTGAACGAAAACCTGACTG CCTACGCTGGATGTCAAAGAGAAGGATTCGCAAACCTGAACCTGGAATGTGTCGAGATGTTTGAGAGACTCTTTGGTAGGTACTGCTGTTACCATGACTACTGGTGA
- the LOC108939246 gene encoding deleted in malignant brain tumors 1 protein-like, whose translation MRLPAVTLSSLFWSLAAWPGYPSDAQSPKSSKLRLVDDGDAMACSGLLELKYQQRWQYLCAINWSEAMTLLACSGIECGKPVSHYFTSSGTPFTGLGLSCQGQETSLLHCAKKRKSCITRVAVVCGTGNSGVTEQQQYTTVTESPSPVAIAGLLPWLRTVLLLCGLAAMVLSVIAVEILARRRRGR comes from the exons ATGAGATTGCCTGCAGTGACATTGTCATCTTTATTTTGGTCTCTGGCCG CGTGGCCAGGATACCCATCTGATGCCCAATCACCAAAGAGCAGCAAGCTACGACTGGTGGATGACGGCGATGCCATGGCCTGTTCTGGCCTGCTGGAGCTGAAATATCAACAGAGATGGCAGTACCTATGTGCTATAAACTGGAGTGAGGCCATGACCCTGCTGGCCTGTAGTGGCATCGAGTGCGGGAAGCCTGTCTCTCACTACTTCACCAGCAGTGGTACTCCCTTCACTGGGCTGGGGCTCTCCTGTCAGGGCCAGGAGACGTCACTGCTCCACTGTGCCAAGAAGAGGAAATCTTGTATCACCAGAGTGGCCGTTGTGTGCGGGACAG GTAACTCAGGAGTTACCGAACAGCAGCAATACACCACGGTGACCGAATCGCCTTCCCCCGTCGCCATTG CTGGGCTCTTACCTTGGCTGCGCACCGTTCTCCTGCTTTGCGGACTGGCTGCCATGGTGCTTTCTGTCATTGCTGTGGAGATACTGGCCAGGAGACGCAGAG GTAGATGA